Part of the Notamacropus eugenii isolate mMacEug1 chromosome 5, mMacEug1.pri_v2, whole genome shotgun sequence genome is shown below.
CCGCCTCCTGCCCCCCAGTCCCCTGGGCCAGAGAGGCTCACTTTCCCTCCCAGCATCAGATCACAGCTATGCCCTCCTGGActtagatgctttaaaaaaaaaactcgtGCTCACACTGAAGGAAAACGAACGGCTCCGCAGGAGACTCAAGATGCAGAGGGTAGCGATGAAAAGGATGTCCAGCCGCCTTCAGGCTCTCCAGGAGGAGAAGAGGCGACAAAAAGCCTTACAGAAGGAAGAGGAGCGACCTATAGCCTGAGCCAGCGGAGCTCGCTCCCTCCCCCCCGTAGTTTCTTCCGGGGCCTTGCTTCATGGCAGTGGCAGTGACTCGGGCCCCCTGCTGTTAGCAGGACTTTTAGGACTAGCACCTAGGATATGGCAGAGGAAAAGAGTATCGGGGCAGTAAAGAAGGCGTAGGGGAAAAAACTCACTGCCATGTTGGGCCAGAAAGGGGAAGAGTCAAACATAGATTATGATTCCATCCCAGCGTTTGTTTTTTGGCTACTACTGCATCTTCAGCACGATGAGGCAAACCTTCCCGTAGGATTAATGAGTGTGACCTAGGCTGCAAGAAGGATGCTTTAATTCAAGGGGATTAGCTGGACATGATGGTGGAAGAGAAAATCAGGTAGGCCTCTTGGAAAGCATGGGAAGATTCAGGGAATAGTATTTTCCGAGGCTACTCTAGTGACCATGAGTCCTAGTCCTATGCAGGCACagaggtcagggttgggtttgCCAGTGTCCTATTGTTAAGTGGCACAGATTGGACTCATATTTCTAGTCTGAGAGCGTGTGCCTGCACTTCCCTCAAGGACTTTGCAGGTTTCCATTCTTTGCTAACTAGGAATCACTGGTTTGAGTTTCCCTCCTCGCTTGATCCAGGCTATTGTGGACATAGAAAAAATCTCAAACAGTTTCACTTTATTTACACCTTGTAGAGCAGTGTTCAGGGCAGATACCTCTGACAAAGACATTTTGTTCATTAAACCCCCCAGCATAGTGGATTGCCCTGCCCACCGGGATTTCATGTTCCTGGGACCAGTGGGATGTACGACACTGTGACAGCCTCTTCCTGATGTCCATGCATTAGTGCCCTATGTGCAATATGACCTTGCAGGAGGCTGCAGAAGGTAGAGATGTGCTTACTGAGCACGTATGGGACAACGTGGCTCCATCACAGAAGggtgaaataaatctggaaggAGCCTGTGGTGAAACCATGGCCCCTTTCCACAGGTCATGCTTTTAAAAAACGAGTCCCAGCTCCAGCTTTCAGAAAGGGTTTATTATTGACAATACAGTGCCTTCTGTACAACCAGCTTCAAACAAAATGAAGAGAATTGGTACCTGCAAGAACCATTTGCAGCAAAGGGGACAACGGACCACGTTAGGTCAGAGAGTCATTCAGCAAAGTATATTGCACAATTTGTATTCTTAGCTTCAGGTCTGGGAAACATTGTAAAAATGGGCATGGATGTCACAGAATTAGACAACCAGAACTGTTATGTAAAAATCTGAGGGAGGAGTCATGACTGATTACTCTGATACCAAGGCCCAGGCCGGAGAGCTTGATTCTAGTAGCTGGGTGGGGGACAGAAGGCTGGCGCTCCACGCCCCCCTGATGCTCTCCTGCACTGGCTACTGCAAATCAAATTCCTGCTCACGTGATTGTGCTTGGGAAAGAGCCACACAACCCTCCGAGGAGCATGGGAACAAAGTTGATTCCACAACCAATACCACAGACCTGTTTGCTTGTTGGACTGACCACTACAGGTAACTTGGAAACTATTCAAGTGGATCCTGGTTCCTAACACCTTCTGCCTCCACAGAACAGGCACGTCAAGAAAGAGGACCTTGTAGAGTAGAACCGCACCACCTAAAGGGAAGGAGTCATCCCCACTTGTCCCTTAAGTGAAGAGGATGTCCCTGCTCCCCTGGGCTACCTGCTGGAGGTTTGGGAGGGTCCTAGAGGGAGCCCTACTCTGTTcactcctacaggaagcctttgaGGGTGGTTTTACGTGCTCACTCCATTTGGTACCTCTCTAGAACTCTGGCCAGTTTTCTCCCCAATCAAGCTTATGTTTCTCCCTTGTCTCCCTGTGGCTTTCTTGTCCAGTACACGGACTGTGGTCCCAGTTCTCAGCCAGACTGGGTGAAAACATGGGAAAGATCCATGGTTTTCCATGCGATGTTTGAGGGAAACAGATAAAACTAGTTACATTGGGAGAAGACTGAGTCCTGGGCCTAGGGATCACAGTTTTAGTGGTAATTAAAAAGACAAATGCAGTGGGAAAGGCAGAGATGTCTTCCAGATACATTAGTTCTTCTCAGGTAACAAGCATTCAGTAAATTCAGATCTGTCTCCAAATCCCCTTTTCAGTCACCGCAACAAGATATGGAGATTGTCGGAGGAAGCTTGTATGGACGCTCATTCACTCAATCATCAGGACCGCCCCATGGCCTGTGTTTTTCATTTGGTTTGCAGGAAGCCCCTAGAAGTAAGGGGGAGGGCGCAATGTCCCATATACACCTCATGAAAGAACCCTGAAATTTGGGGTTAGTGGGCCACCGTGTGCCCCTAGGGGCCCTCTTCCCAGTAGGGCCATGCTGTGTGTCCGCAGGCTCCTCGAGGAAACAGACATCTGTCAGCGCTGTGGTTCTAGTCAAGGGCAGTATTGCCTCAGTACTACAGTACCCATGAAAGCTGGGGTGTTCATGTGTCCCTTCACATAATTGGTAAATGACCTTCTACaggaataatacaaaataaaaacagctgTAGGTTTCTGTTTCATGTGTTTCCAAACTTTCAGACTCCCAGGAAAAGAGGTTTTGCAGCTTCTTGACTCAGGTACTGGCCCCTTTTTTCTCACAAGGTTTATCCATCTGTATCGATCCTGTGAGCTGTGGGAGGAAAGACAGGCTCAGAGCTAGGAGGGAATTGTTTGTTGTCATGTTACATGCAGAGCGGCAGCATAACAAGAAAGGGACCACAGGGGTTCTTAGAGCTTCTTGCTGCCAGATGATGGGTTTAGCCCAGTCATCATCCAAAGGCAAGAACACGGCTTTCTAACTCTATGTGTGGGTGCCTGGAGGGCAGACTGTGGCTTCCTGTCCCAAAGTAGCCACCACTGGAGGacggggttggggaggggggaagcaggACAACTTACATTGCTTTGGTATCCGAAGGGCTTCTTTGTCTGATGCCATCACCTGGTGGAGCACGCCTCGAAACTGGTAGAGCACCTTTAGGCTCTTCTCTTCACCCACACATGGGTCATAAAACCCAGGGAGCCCAGCCTGTAGTGAAAGACACGGAGATACCATGAGTCAGCCCTACAGATCCCCTTCAGGTGCAGCCAGGAACCTGACCAGGGTACCCACAATGAGACTGCAGCACCAACATTTAGGCAGTAGGATCAAAAACTGTCCCTAGAAGACAGGCCTTCAGAAAACACTACCACTAGATCGAAAAGCTCCGTTCTCAGCCCTaggcttccaatcccaacacaggTCCTTTTCTTCACAGCAGCATCTCTGCCAAGcagaaaaatagaacaaaaaaccAGAGATTCAAGTCCTTCCTCAAGGAAGCTCCAGGTTCTGGAAGGTTGGTAACCATCAAACCTCTTTATGCACTTGTTTACTGTATAGGTTCTATGACTGAAGGACATGGAGAAATCCTGGCATGGGTTCTGGGAGGGAATTTCACAAGGGCCAGTCAGTCAGGCTTGCCTGCCTTTGTTACCGTTCACCTCCCCCCATTCTGTGGGCATGGGAGGGCTGGTACCTTGGAGGCTTCTGTGAGGATGAGTTTGGAGTCCTTCACCAGGCACTGCAGGGGGACAGTCACATCGATCACCTTCACCTTCTCATGCTTCCTGCTCTTGTCGTTGACAAACTTGCCGTACCAGGCGTTGAGGATGATCAGTCCTTGAGGAGCACACTGAGCTGATGCCCTTGCCCCCCTGCCCTCTCCCTTTATGCTCTGATGCCCCCTCAGTACCCAGAGCCCCCCTGTCCCCATGAAGCCAACAGTGGTTTTACCCATTCTGGATTCTTCAGCCTCGATTATTCTTCGTACAGATTCCTGCATCAACCGAACCTGCCGATGAACCAAGATGTTGGAAGTCAGAGCATTTACTGGGCCCCAACACagagaggaaatcaaaacaaggAGCAATGAAACGtgaggggggtggggggcaggcagGGAGTAGAAAAGTCAGCCGCAAACAAGTCCAAGCTGGGAACCTCAGTGGACAGCTCCAGGAATGGGACTGCCCAACAAGGAGGAGAGCTGCATGGCAGCCTTCGGATTGACTCAAGTATAGAAAGCGCTCCTGCAGGCTAAATGTGGAGAAGCCTAGAATGCTGCCCCAGGGCCATTCTCTCTTTAATAAGAGTCACACTGAGCTATTGAGGGGATAGAGGAACAGTGTGCCTGGCTTTTAAACAGCACCAGCCCTGCTGCTAAAAACTAATGGTGGAGACCACCACTGGAGGCTTATCAGCCACATGACAGTGGCATTCCTAATGTAAAAGGGTGCAGAGAAGATGTGATGAaggtgaagaattcagagaagcccAAGGAGACACAGGGACTGATGCAGGATGAAGAAAGCAGAGGCAGAAAAAGTGTTTATGGTGACTTCAGTACTGTAAGTGAACATGGTACTGAAAGTCAGCCAAATGAACTAATTCCAGGGTTAGTCTTGGTCCCTGAGAAGAGTCTTCTAGAAAAGAAGTGCACATTTCCCTTCTTAGGGGAGGGGATGACTATGGGCTGCAGTCAGATACAATCACTTGGTCAGACAAGTTTTAACAGTCATAAGGAAGGAGTCAGAACGGGTCACTGGCGATGGTGGGAAGGGGCACCAATCATATAAAGAGTTTGAGTCAGACTCCCCACTGCCCATGATGACAAAGCATGGGAAGGGCTCTCCTGTGACCAATGGCCCAGCCCTGAGACACTCACAGCAGATTCCGCCTCCTGTTTCTTCTGCAGGATGTCAGTGGCTGtgctctctctctgcttctccaattctcttacaaaagaaaacataaactacACATAAGCCACAGGAGTAAAGAGTCAGCCTCCCTGTCAGACCCTCTGGAAGACAGTGTGTGACCAGGGCTTGTCAAGACAGTATCATGCCCATCACTGAGGACAAACTCACTTCTCTTTCTGAGCCCTGAGGTATGGTTTGATGACTAGTCGGTGCATAGCAAAGTAGACAACCAGAGGTCCCACGGTGGCATAGAAGACAGCACTGGGAAGGAGCTGATCCGTCAAGTGAATAGGGAAGAAGTAAGTCTGGCTGGCTCTGTTCAGCCTACAAAACAAGAAGGGAAAGGCTCAGTTTCCCAGGAAGGGGTCTGGATCAGTAGTATAACTCAGTCACACAGGGTAAGTTTGCTTTGGGGTCAAACGCTTCTTTGAGCAACCCTCCATCAAGCTTCCTGCTCCACAAAGGTGGGAACTTGTGTTGGAGATATGATAGTCGTAAGGATGTCATGGGATAGCAAGAACCACAGCAGCCAGGCTTGGAGTGTGGGGTATGGATTCTGTTCTAGCAAacagaaattcaattcaactggGGTGATTCACAAAAGCTTTAATCTTGGTTTGCCAAGAGCTGAAGGTAGACAAGGAGCTGAGCTCACTTTTGGAACTCTGGTGCCACCTGCTGGACGAACTTGAGTTTGGCGATCGGCGTCCTGAGATGGGGGGAGTTGGAATGGATGGACAATTGGCTAAAGATAATTTATCTGAAAGATTTCTGCAGTGTATGAACAACGTCAAAGTGAGACAGCAGAAAAATGCTGTTTACCCACCGATAACGCCACGTGGTACAACTAGTTTTAGGCATGAGAAAGGTCCTGGCAGAGCTGTTCTGTGGATGTGCAGCCAGTCTGAATGGGCTGCAGCCTCAGGCTGTGGAAGTTCAGCAGGAGAAATGGTCAGGGTCCAGCACCTGCCTGCCTTTGTGGATCTAAGATGTGACCCCAACAACTGGAAGCCACAGTTGCTTGTCTCCTTGGAATTATAAGAAAGGGATCAAAGCTCTCATTTAGTTCCCCACCCACCAAAGGCCCGACCATGGGGCTTGCTCCCAAATGGGTGAGATGTCCAGCCACTGCCCAGGATTTAACTTACTTGATTTTGAGAGAGACACCCTGTGGGACTCCAATGCTGACAGTAGCTCCTAAAATACTGTGTCTGGAAATCTTCCTCTCTGCTCCATATTCTACCACTGTACCAAAGAAACCTGCCCTAGAAGGACCAAATCAGAGAGGGTTAAGACCAGGAGAGATGTTTCAGTGTTCTCTTTATTCATTATGAGTGGGTGGGTGAAGAGACAATGACTGACCTTCCCTCTCAATGACATTTCCCTCCCAACCATAGGTATGATTATAACGGACATTTTCCCACTTCATTTAACCAGCAGAGCCAACTGCAGCTGGCACCATCGGACAAGTCATGTAATAACTGCCCCCTAACCTGatcagaaaatattttgctaaacCAGCATGCTTGTTTGCTGGAAGCAATGATGACCTGACCAGGACTTACTTGAGAGAACCCTTCACACGCGTCTGATCATCATCTTGAAATTTATATTGATAGCTGATTGATACAAAGGAGTGGGGGATTCCAAGCTTTGAAAAGAGAGGGTGGAAAAGGACATGGGTTAAGACATATAGACTGTTCCTCAGCAAAACCAGATGTATGGCATCATCTCATAAAACTCTGCTCCTCAAGGCACTCTGTGTTCTAACCAAACTGGACCACTGTCCACACACTTGTGCTCCAGACCTTTGCTCACACTGACCCATGCCTAAAcagttttcccttcccctcttttccccctgaATATCTATGGATCAAACCTAACTCATACATCACCTCCTGCAGGAAGCCAACCAACCCTGACAAATGGTGATCAATGACCTTTCCTAGTAGATATCTTAGAGACTTTGAACCTTCCTCCCACCCCCGTAACACAAGCTCTGGCCTATCTTTGTGGGCCTCTGCACTCAATAGGCAGTTCAAAATAGGCTGAATCCAAGTGTTCTGGGGTCCCCAGGATATCAAAGCTGTGACAGCTGCCAGCACTAATGCACTGAAGATAAAAACTCTAGCAATGCACTCTAGGAAAATGAAGTCTGGACATGGAGATAGGAGACctggtttaaatcccagctccaACACCTACAAGTTATGTGACCACGGGCAAGTTACCTTCCTTctccaagtcttagcttcctcatctgtaacatggagcTAACACTTCTGCCCCACTTCTCGCTGGGCTGTTGTGTGGAGAGCATTACATAGTCATCACTAGCCATCCTGTTAGTCTGCGAATGGTGAGCACCCTGAGCTGCTCTGGGCCCCTCAGTAATGTGTCTCCAGTCTGGCTTGCACCCCCAACTCTGGGCCACTCTGCAAACCATGAACAGGGGCTCTTCCAGGACATTAAACAGCATTCCAGGAGGAGGGAATATTATTCCATTCACCATTAGAAACCTAGTGATGACCTCACAGCCTCCCAACAAGGTATTCTAGGACAGTGTGACTTCAGCTGGTCAGACAGGACCTGCCCATTAGCTGCCAGGCTTAACAAGGGAAACAAAGGACAAGAAAGAGAACAGTGACCAGGGCTTCACACAGAAGCCTGGGACGAGGTGGCCCTCAGTTACTTTGTTCCCTGTACAGCAAGCCCTCCCCCTGCAGCTTACCTGAAAGGCCATGGTGAAGTGGCTGGTCTTCGTGTCCCGGACAATGCTTGTGTTCATGGCTGACTGGATGCCCCATCGCCACTGTAAATAGCCCATGGTGTTCTTATCCAGGTTCCTTGCCAACACAGTGGTCAGGCCGGGCCGGATTCCCCGGGAGGAAAACTGCAGAGCACAATTGGTCGTGATAAAGCTGGAGAAGAAGTGACAGGAGATCAGCTACAGCAGCTCTCACCCACCCTCTCTTCCCAGTGATTCCAGAACTGACCAGCCCTTCGTTCATCACAGGCCCCCAGGGGTGGATGGTGGAGGCAATGCCTGCAGGGTGGATTCTTAAGTCAATAGTCCTTCCGGTCCGCAGAGACACAACCCAGACTCTAGGCCTGCTGGGTGCTGCCTCAGCTACACTGATCGCACATTGACAAGGGGCACCCATTCACGTGGCATACATCACTCCAATTTCCAAT
Proteins encoded:
- the DNAJC11 gene encoding dnaJ homolog subfamily C member 11 isoform X1, yielding MAAALVEEELDNEDYYSLLNVRREASSEELKAAYRRLCMLYHPDKHRDPELKSQAEQLFNLVHQAYEVLSDPQTRAIYDIYGKRGLEMEGWEIVERRRTPAEIREEFERLQREREERRLQQRTNPKGTISIGVDATDLFDRYDEDYDDGPGRGFPRIEINKMHISQSIEAPLTATDTAILSGSLSTQNGNGGGSINFALRRVTSAKGWGEFEFGAGDLQGPLFGLKLFRNLTPRCFITTNCALQFSSRGIRPGLTTVLARNLDKNTMGYLQWRWGIQSAMNTSIVRDTKTSHFTMAFQLGIPHSFVSISYQYKFQDDDQTRVKGSLKAGFFGTVVEYGAERKISRHSILGATVSIGVPQGVSLKIKLNRASQTYFFPIHLTDQLLPSAVFYATVGPLVVYFAMHRLVIKPYLRAQKEKELEKQRESTATDILQKKQEAESAVRLMQESVRRIIEAEESRMGLIILNAWYGKFVNDKSRKHEKVKVIDVTVPLQCLVKDSKLILTEASKAGLPGFYDPCVGEEKSLKVLYQFRGVLHQVMASDKEALRIPKQSHRIDTDG
- the DNAJC11 gene encoding dnaJ homolog subfamily C member 11 isoform X2, with translation MLYHPDKHRDPELKSQAEQLFNLVHQAYEVLSDPQTRAIYDIYGKRGLEMEGWEIVERRRTPAEIREEFERLQREREERRLQQRTNPKGTISIGVDATDLFDRYDEDYDDGPGRGFPRIEINKMHISQSIEAPLTATDTAILSGSLSTQNGNGGGSINFALRRVTSAKGWGEFEFGAGDLQGPLFGLKLFRNLTPRCFITTNCALQFSSRGIRPGLTTVLARNLDKNTMGYLQWRWGIQSAMNTSIVRDTKTSHFTMAFQLGIPHSFVSISYQYKFQDDDQTRVKGSLKAGFFGTVVEYGAERKISRHSILGATVSIGVPQGVSLKIKLNRASQTYFFPIHLTDQLLPSAVFYATVGPLVVYFAMHRLVIKPYLRAQKEKELEKQRESTATDILQKKQEAESAVRLMQESVRRIIEAEESRMGLIILNAWYGKFVNDKSRKHEKVKVIDVTVPLQCLVKDSKLILTEASKAGLPGFYDPCVGEEKSLKVLYQFRGVLHQVMASDKEALRIPKQSHRIDTDG